The proteins below come from a single Aminivibrio pyruvatiphilus genomic window:
- the buk gene encoding butyrate kinase has translation MAFQILAINPGSTSTKIAWYSDGTEVWRETVRHDPDALAAFPSVADQFSFRLGTIEEALASHEASFDELSAVAGRGGLVEPIPGGTYAVDDALLKRLRMGKPWEHASNLGGILADAICRPRNIPAFIVDPVAVDEMNPVAKVTGLPELPKVSLGHALNIKATVRRAAKDLGKPWDELNFVVAHIGGGITVCAHEKGRMTDLNNANEFGPFSPERAGGLPAGDLVRMCFGESMTEKDMLRKMVGRGGLMAYTGTSDVREVKAMAAGGDERAREALDAMAYGIAKEIGAQAAVLSGRVDAILFTGGVAFDSDFVAAVQKRVQWIAPVLVYPGEDEMPALAEGALRVLRGEEECKIYGRFISGGEKA, from the coding sequence ATGGCCTTTCAGATCCTTGCTATCAATCCCGGTTCCACCAGCACAAAAATCGCATGGTATTCCGACGGCACGGAAGTATGGAGGGAAACAGTCCGCCACGACCCCGACGCCCTCGCCGCCTTCCCCTCCGTGGCCGACCAGTTTTCCTTCCGCCTCGGGACCATAGAGGAGGCCCTGGCCTCCCACGAAGCATCCTTTGACGAACTGTCTGCGGTGGCGGGCCGGGGCGGCCTCGTGGAGCCCATCCCCGGCGGAACCTACGCCGTGGACGACGCGCTGCTGAAGCGCCTCCGCATGGGCAAGCCCTGGGAGCACGCCTCCAACCTCGGGGGTATCCTTGCCGACGCCATCTGCCGTCCCCGGAACATTCCCGCCTTCATTGTGGACCCCGTGGCGGTGGACGAAATGAACCCCGTGGCAAAGGTCACCGGCCTGCCGGAACTGCCGAAGGTCTCCCTGGGCCACGCCCTCAACATCAAGGCCACGGTGCGCCGGGCCGCGAAGGACCTCGGGAAGCCATGGGACGAACTGAACTTCGTCGTGGCCCACATCGGCGGGGGCATCACCGTCTGCGCCCACGAAAAGGGGCGGATGACCGACCTGAACAACGCCAACGAGTTCGGCCCCTTCTCTCCCGAAAGAGCGGGAGGCCTTCCCGCGGGGGATCTTGTCCGGATGTGCTTCGGCGAAAGCATGACGGAAAAGGACATGCTCCGGAAAATGGTCGGCAGGGGGGGACTCATGGCCTATACAGGAACGTCGGATGTCAGGGAAGTGAAAGCCATGGCCGCCGGAGGCGACGAGCGTGCAAGGGAAGCCCTGGACGCCATGGCCTACGGCATTGCGAAGGAGATCGGGGCCCAGGCCGCGGTCCTTTCCGGCAGGGTTGACGCCATCCTCTTCACCGGGGGAGTGGCCTTCGACAGCGACTTCGTTGCCGCCGTGCAGAAAAGGGTCCAGTGGATAGCCCCGGTGCTGGTCTACCCCGGTGAGGATGAAATGCCCGCCCTCGCGGAAGGGGCCCTCCGGGTTCTCCGCGGTGAAGAGGAATGCAAAATCTATGGCCGGTTTATTTCGGGAGGCGAAAAGGCATGA
- a CDS encoding ABC transporter substrate binding protein: MKRTVCIHLGSAVLALFLLLLPRYASGSGTTYSALLLNSYHSSFPWTDGVTRGIRSTFESRGLRVNLDVEYMDTKRIMSVRSAAAFAEYFRAKYSGKRPDILLCSDDDALVFMLRHGRELFPGVPLVFCGLNNPGFIDAGGDSHVTGVLEVMDIPGTVELIFRLFPGTRNLALVSDLSISGMGAVSLARKALAPFLHRLKVIDLLGLSGEDLRYELSMLPPDTAVLLLVYFQDDAGEYYSPARSVGLVNSAGPFPVFGLWSMMVEGGALGGSVLIAEEHGAQAAEMAVRILQGTPPSEIPPVTDRHLTPVFNHGEMVRFGLSRFDIPAGAVILSEPETFLYRHWKLLLANALVFSAAFVYLLALFVNERMKKAAEKDLELKMAQWEGLFRNAPEAYAVFDGANDIVTVNDGFTRLFGYTPDEVAGKNLDSVVADSPEIKAEAEKISARVLSGEVVAGETYRRKKDGTLFPAEIIGVVFPMRDETFTGFAIYRDISERKKAEDEMLRNLKREALISSVSARLLEEGVRGGVPCSLADLAAFLGIPEGCLVEMDEDGLPVREFSLAGGMVETLSPPEFSSGISRDSLNELVRHLWEKGRLILEGSGPGDAALPSFAAEILQVWGAPLHIQPVYSGGAVKGFLVLRSAGLALSHGDEALLAMYCDLAGSAFLREERMNLMEETGRVLDGASRGIVEILGHALAMKDPYTVGHQINVAGLAREMAQKGGYDEAFQERVYYAGLVHDLGKITIPSAILSKPGKLTDIEFAIIRNHALYGWDILSSVDLPWPLADIVVQHHERLDGSGYPRGLRGDAIGREARFLSVADVVEAMTSHRPYRPGLGIGAALDEIRSRRGAWFDPEAVDLCIAVIEEGYAFDGGSYRLFLP, from the coding sequence ATGAAGAGGACGGTGTGTATCCACCTGGGAAGTGCGGTTCTGGCGCTCTTTCTCCTTCTGCTTCCCCGGTACGCCTCCGGAAGCGGGACGACATATTCCGCCCTTCTTCTGAATTCCTATCACAGCAGTTTTCCGTGGACCGACGGTGTTACCAGGGGCATCCGAAGCACTTTCGAATCCCGCGGCCTGAGGGTCAATCTTGACGTGGAGTACATGGACACGAAGCGCATCATGTCGGTCCGTTCGGCGGCGGCCTTCGCGGAGTATTTTCGTGCCAAATACTCCGGAAAGCGCCCCGACATCCTCCTCTGCTCCGACGACGACGCCCTTGTCTTTATGCTCCGCCACGGCAGGGAACTCTTTCCAGGCGTTCCCCTGGTCTTCTGCGGACTGAACAATCCCGGTTTCATCGATGCCGGGGGAGACAGTCATGTTACGGGAGTCCTCGAGGTGATGGACATCCCGGGAACGGTGGAGCTGATCTTCCGGCTCTTTCCCGGCACCCGGAACCTTGCCCTGGTCAGCGACCTTTCCATCTCCGGCATGGGGGCCGTCAGCCTTGCCAGGAAAGCCCTGGCTCCCTTTCTCCACCGGCTGAAGGTGATCGATCTCCTCGGTCTCTCCGGAGAGGATCTCCGGTATGAACTCTCCATGCTCCCTCCCGACACGGCGGTGCTGCTGCTGGTGTATTTCCAGGATGACGCAGGGGAGTACTATTCTCCGGCCAGGAGTGTCGGCCTTGTCAACAGCGCCGGTCCCTTCCCGGTCTTCGGTCTCTGGTCCATGATGGTGGAGGGTGGGGCCCTTGGCGGAAGCGTTCTTATCGCTGAAGAGCACGGGGCCCAGGCCGCGGAAATGGCGGTCCGCATCCTGCAGGGAACCCCTCCTTCGGAGATTCCCCCCGTTACGGACCGGCACCTGACTCCTGTGTTCAACCACGGGGAGATGGTCCGGTTCGGCCTCTCCCGGTTCGACATCCCCGCAGGGGCGGTTATTCTGTCGGAGCCCGAGACGTTTCTCTACAGGCACTGGAAGCTCCTTCTCGCCAACGCCCTGGTTTTCTCGGCCGCCTTTGTCTATCTCCTTGCCCTGTTCGTCAACGAACGGATGAAGAAGGCGGCGGAAAAGGACCTGGAACTGAAGATGGCCCAGTGGGAAGGCCTCTTCCGCAATGCACCGGAGGCCTACGCGGTCTTCGACGGGGCCAACGACATCGTGACGGTGAACGATGGATTCACCAGGCTCTTCGGGTACACCCCCGACGAGGTGGCCGGAAAAAACCTGGACTCCGTGGTGGCGGATTCCCCCGAGATAAAAGCCGAGGCGGAAAAAATCTCCGCCAGGGTGCTTTCCGGGGAGGTCGTTGCCGGTGAAACCTACCGGAGAAAAAAGGACGGCACCCTGTTTCCAGCGGAAATCATAGGAGTGGTTTTCCCCATGAGGGATGAGACCTTTACCGGCTTCGCCATCTACAGGGACATTTCGGAGCGGAAAAAGGCCGAGGACGAGATGCTGCGAAACCTGAAAAGAGAAGCTCTCATATCCTCCGTCTCCGCCCGGCTTCTCGAGGAGGGGGTCCGGGGAGGGGTTCCTTGCTCCCTGGCGGACCTCGCCGCCTTTCTCGGCATCCCGGAGGGATGCCTGGTGGAGATGGACGAAGACGGGCTTCCCGTCCGGGAATTCTCCCTTGCCGGAGGAATGGTGGAAACCCTGTCGCCGCCGGAATTTTCCTCCGGGATTTCCCGGGATTCCCTCAATGAGCTGGTCCGGCATCTCTGGGAAAAGGGAAGACTGATCCTGGAAGGTTCCGGTCCGGGAGATGCTGCCCTTCCGTCCTTTGCCGCAGAAATTCTGCAGGTCTGGGGGGCGCCCCTGCACATCCAGCCCGTCTATTCAGGAGGAGCTGTGAAAGGATTCCTGGTCTTACGGTCCGCAGGCTTGGCCCTGTCCCACGGCGACGAGGCTCTCCTGGCCATGTACTGCGACCTTGCCGGAAGCGCTTTCCTCCGGGAAGAGCGGATGAATCTGATGGAAGAAACCGGCAGGGTGCTCGACGGAGCCTCCAGGGGCATCGTGGAGATTCTCGGCCACGCCCTTGCCATGAAGGATCCCTATACGGTGGGGCACCAGATCAACGTGGCCGGCCTGGCGAGGGAAATGGCACAAAAGGGAGGATATGACGAGGCTTTCCAGGAGAGGGTATACTACGCGGGGCTTGTCCATGATCTGGGGAAGATCACCATTCCCTCGGCCATCCTGTCCAAGCCGGGGAAGCTCACCGACATCGAGTTTGCCATTATCCGGAATCATGCCCTCTACGGGTGGGACATCCTCTCCTCCGTGGATCTGCCCTGGCCTCTTGCGGACATCGTGGTCCAGCACCACGAGCGCCTGGACGGGTCGGGGTACCCCAGGGGACTCCGGGGGGACGCCATCGGACGGGAAGCCCGCTTCCTTTCCGTGGCCGACGTGGTGGAAGCCATGACCTCCCACAGGCCCTACCGGCCCGGACTGGGAATCGGTGCCGCCCTTGACGAAATTCGGTCCCGCCGGGGAGCCTGGTTCGACCCGGAGGCGGTGGACCTCTGTATTGCCGTCATAGAGGAGGGGTATGCCTTCGACGGGGGAAGTTACCGTCTTTTCCTTCCGTAA
- a CDS encoding aminotransferase class IV, with protein MSLCYINGTFLPLEKASLPVSDYIILRGVGVFESICTFHRRPMMLTPHLERLVRSAESASIALPLPVDDIKDLIREGISRMKEDCLVRPYITGGDIFHEGGFPASRLFILFEKVRKPAPEVYDKGVLLLPVDGGRHIPGVKSIDYMFSYSGYGKRHDAYEILYCPDGEITEAAHSTFFLYKGGTLITAPLSRVLKGTTRDIILQLAREKRMKVEERCPLVSEIPEADEAFITGSVKEVVPVVQIGDQVVGTGKPGPVTRMLHHTFLEEIIRWLE; from the coding sequence ATGTCTCTCTGCTATATCAACGGGACCTTCCTGCCGCTGGAGAAGGCATCCCTTCCTGTTTCCGATTACATCATCCTCAGGGGGGTGGGGGTCTTTGAATCCATCTGCACCTTTCACCGGCGGCCCATGATGCTGACCCCCCACCTGGAACGGCTCGTCCGGTCGGCGGAAAGCGCCTCCATAGCCCTCCCTCTTCCGGTGGATGACATCAAGGACCTCATCAGGGAGGGCATTTCCCGGATGAAGGAGGACTGCCTGGTCCGGCCCTATATCACCGGCGGGGACATCTTCCACGAGGGGGGCTTTCCGGCGTCGCGGCTCTTCATCCTTTTCGAGAAGGTGAGAAAACCCGCGCCCGAGGTGTACGACAAGGGGGTACTCCTGCTGCCCGTGGACGGCGGGAGACACATTCCGGGGGTCAAGAGCATCGACTACATGTTCTCCTATTCAGGGTACGGCAAGCGTCACGACGCCTACGAGATCCTCTACTGCCCCGACGGGGAGATCACCGAAGCGGCCCACAGCACGTTCTTCCTCTACAAGGGCGGGACGCTGATCACGGCTCCCCTGTCAAGGGTGCTGAAGGGGACCACGAGAGACATCATCCTGCAGCTGGCCAGGGAAAAGAGAATGAAGGTGGAGGAGCGATGCCCCCTGGTCTCGGAGATTCCGGAGGCCGACGAGGCATTCATCACCGGATCGGTGAAGGAAGTGGTGCCCGTGGTGCAGATCGGCGACCAGGTGGTGGGCACCGGTAAGCCGGGCCCGGTCACCAGGATGCTCCATCATACCTTCCTTGAGGAAATCATCCGCTGGCTGGAGTGA
- a CDS encoding triphosphoribosyl-dephospho-CoA synthase has translation MNSSVLDAREDRWNRRRALAASLPSGWSVLSFTLRMPAFLRLGGGFDLQAKGLFMDLVFHLGSLGFAVESPAFAVRADGPEGLCAVRGDASAVKGAAVEFEEDHPRGCLADGDVMDSLCGEIGRESLGLPPRRCLVCGRRAAECVAGRTHGTEEIRTSVERILSIPGGVPGEGPVASIAGAARKAVLFETAASPKPGLVDPLSRGAHGDMDYFTFLASAAALAPEWELFARLGSRFRGNEPAGLLPSLREEGLRAERMMFSATGGINTHKGLIFSLGVLCASAGMLASEGIPLSPEACASRGGAIVRGITERDFASLKGTGGGRRLTAGERFYLSEGVTGIRGEAEKGFPSVTGTGLPALRSSLAKGLSLNDAMVDGLLALMTVVEDTNILSRGGREGERTVREGAARAMELGGMSSKKGKEAVRKMNGLYTRNNLSPGGSADLLAVTVFLHLLTPASG, from the coding sequence ATGAACAGTTCCGTCCTCGATGCCCGGGAGGATCGCTGGAACCGGAGGCGGGCCCTGGCGGCATCGCTCCCGTCGGGCTGGTCCGTCCTGTCCTTCACCCTCCGGATGCCTGCCTTCCTGCGGCTGGGGGGCGGGTTCGACCTGCAGGCGAAGGGGCTTTTCATGGACCTGGTGTTTCATCTCGGCAGCCTGGGATTTGCCGTGGAATCCCCGGCTTTTGCCGTGCGGGCCGACGGACCCGAGGGGCTCTGCGCGGTCCGGGGAGACGCCTCGGCAGTGAAGGGGGCCGCGGTGGAGTTCGAGGAGGACCACCCGAGGGGCTGCCTGGCCGACGGCGACGTCATGGACTCTCTCTGCGGGGAAATCGGGAGGGAAAGCCTGGGGCTGCCCCCGAGACGGTGCCTCGTTTGCGGCCGCAGGGCTGCGGAATGCGTCGCGGGCAGAACCCACGGCACTGAGGAGATCCGGACCTCTGTTGAGCGGATTCTCTCAATACCCGGCGGCGTTCCTGGAGAAGGGCCCGTCGCCTCCATAGCCGGAGCGGCCCGGAAGGCGGTGCTGTTCGAAACGGCCGCCTCTCCCAAGCCGGGGCTCGTGGATCCCCTGTCCCGGGGAGCCCACGGGGACATGGACTATTTCACCTTCCTCGCGTCCGCGGCGGCCCTGGCTCCGGAATGGGAGCTGTTTGCCCGGCTGGGATCCCGCTTCAGGGGAAACGAACCCGCCGGACTTCTCCCTTCCCTCCGGGAGGAAGGGCTTCGGGCGGAGCGGATGATGTTCTCCGCCACGGGAGGAATCAATACCCACAAGGGACTGATTTTTTCCCTGGGTGTTCTCTGTGCGTCGGCGGGCATGCTCGCCTCTGAGGGAATCCCCCTTTCGCCGGAGGCATGCGCTTCCCGGGGAGGCGCCATCGTCCGGGGCATCACGGAGCGGGATTTCGCCTCCCTGAAGGGCACCGGGGGAGGGCGCCGTCTCACTGCCGGGGAGCGGTTCTACCTGAGCGAAGGGGTTACCGGCATCCGGGGCGAGGCGGAGAAAGGCTTTCCCTCGGTCACTGGAACCGGTCTTCCCGCTCTCCGTTCATCCCTGGCAAAAGGCCTTTCCCTGAACGACGCCATGGTGGACGGGCTGCTTGCCCTCATGACCGTGGTGGAGGACACGAATATCCTTTCCCGGGGCGGCAGGGAAGGGGAGCGGACCGTCCGGGAAGGGGCGGCCCGTGCCATGGAACTGGGCGGCATGTCGTCGAAAAAAGGAAAAGAGGCCGTCCGGAAAATGAACGGCCTCTACACCCGGAACAATCTCAGTCCCGGCGGAAGCGCGGATCTCCTCGCCGTGACAGTGTTTCTTCACCTGCTCACTCCAGCCAGCGGATGA
- the citD gene encoding citrate lyase acyl carrier protein, producing MKAVKDAAAGSLESSDVLVTVTPAEGEENTLSVDSIVFRQFGGRIRSVAEEVIASSGLAGAAVRIQDRGALECTLRARLETAIERAAGKA from the coding sequence ATGAAGGCAGTGAAGGACGCGGCGGCCGGGTCTCTCGAATCGAGCGACGTGCTGGTGACGGTGACCCCGGCGGAGGGGGAGGAAAACACCCTCTCCGTGGACAGCATCGTGTTCAGGCAGTTCGGCGGGCGGATCCGCTCGGTGGCGGAGGAAGTGATCGCCTCCTCGGGCCTTGCGGGGGCCGCCGTGAGAATTCAGGACAGGGGAGCCCTGGAGTGCACTCTCCGGGCCCGGCTTGAGACGGCCATCGAGAGGGCTGCCGGAAAGGCATGA